A window of the Cucurbita pepo subsp. pepo cultivar mu-cu-16 chromosome LG01, ASM280686v2, whole genome shotgun sequence genome harbors these coding sequences:
- the LOC111777838 gene encoding calmodulin-like, protein MLSPNFKLPKYEASEMIKKYTRNGDNVQLKAFRGIAQASTQVNNQGMVSEILRDNKNVGPKLSSNTQLKSSNMQFSREQMKEIFKYHDSDKDGFFNLRELTKAFAFLGSIIPFEKASYGITYADADKDGLISEAELDKLIDYAQKFMKKK, encoded by the coding sequence ATGTTATCTCCAAACTTCAAGCTTCCTAAGTACGAAGCAAGTGAGATGATCAAGAAGTATACTAGAAATGGTGATAATGTTCAATTAAAAGCTTTCCGTGGCATTGCTCAAGCTTCAACTCAAGTCAACAATCAAGGCATGGTATCGGAAATCCTTAGAGATAATAAGAATGTCGGGCCCAAGCTTAGTTCAAATACTCAACTAAAGTCATCTAATATGCAATTTAGTCGAGAGCAGATGAAGgagatttttaaatatcatgaTAGCGACAAGGATGGTTTTTTCAACCTAAGGGAGCTAACAAAAGCTTTTGCTTTTCTAGGCTCAATTATTCCATTTGAGAAAGCTTCCTATGGCATCACATATGCTGATGCAGATAAAGATGGCCTTATTAGCGAGGCTGAACTTGACAAACTCATTGATTATGCCCAGAAAtttatgaagaagaaatga